One Rhodospirillaceae bacterium genomic region harbors:
- a CDS encoding DUF4437 domain-containing protein produces the protein MARPHILFIQAQDIHWQKGLYAPGRDDVDMKILSIDDAGTDSTTVIRYPAGWSRTEPEFVTAHEEFLVLEGAITINGQTYTTHQYGFLPAGYTRQQASSELGAVLLTTFADRPEVKPGAGPDYDEKLLIPFVDPLTMDWDEGLTDPKFASGTAIKPLRNDPYTQESSFLYCTRPHRVPAGMMKPQWTHPMIEEIYAIDGEYVWGDCGRMGPGGYAWWIDGVYHGPAGSEVGYHLWVRTVNGPLANDIGEEKKPFTWEPPFNPSLPDDLKKIAKPYVRPPNY, from the coding sequence ATGGCGCGGCCACATATTCTTTTCATTCAGGCGCAGGATATTCATTGGCAAAAAGGGCTCTATGCGCCCGGGCGCGATGACGTGGATATGAAAATCCTGTCCATTGATGACGCCGGCACCGACTCAACCACTGTCATCCGCTACCCCGCAGGCTGGTCGCGCACCGAGCCGGAGTTCGTCACCGCCCATGAAGAATTCCTGGTGCTGGAAGGCGCCATCACCATCAACGGCCAGACCTACACCACCCATCAGTATGGCTTTCTGCCCGCAGGCTATACGCGCCAACAGGCATCATCCGAGCTTGGCGCGGTGTTGCTCACCACCTTCGCTGATCGGCCCGAAGTGAAACCCGGCGCAGGCCCGGACTATGACGAGAAACTGCTGATTCCGTTTGTCGATCCGCTCACCATGGACTGGGACGAAGGACTGACCGATCCCAAGTTCGCCAGCGGCACCGCCATCAAGCCGCTGCGCAATGACCCCTATACCCAGGAAAGCTCGTTCCTGTATTGCACCCGCCCCCATCGTGTGCCGGCGGGCATGATGAAGCCGCAATGGACTCATCCGATGATTGAAGAAATTTACGCCATCGATGGCGAATACGTATGGGGCGATTGCGGTCGCATGGGGCCGGGCGGTTACGCCTGGTGGATCGACGGCGTGTATCACGGCCCGGCCGGCTCAGAAGTCGGCTATCACCTGTGGGTGCGCACGGTGAATGGTCCATTGGCCAACGACATCGGCGAGGAGAAAAAACCCTTCACCTGGGAGCCCCCGTTTAATCCGTCCCTGCCCGATGATCT
- a CDS encoding nuclear transport factor 2 family protein — MSDAVETVKTFLEALGRRDMDAVNTLLGPGFRMTVSGGHVFTTPADFAAFSKGRHKSARKTTDTYEAMPGDDCTVVYAIGSMAGTWNDDTTYEGVRYIDRFEIAHDKIVDMRVWSDMAEFRPVED; from the coding sequence GTGTCCGACGCTGTAGAGACCGTTAAAACATTCCTGGAGGCTTTGGGGCGGCGCGATATGGACGCGGTCAACACGTTGCTCGGTCCTGGATTCCGTATGACCGTCAGCGGCGGTCATGTGTTTACCACACCGGCGGACTTTGCCGCCTTTTCCAAGGGACGCCACAAAAGCGCGCGCAAAACAACGGATACCTACGAGGCCATGCCGGGCGACGATTGCACGGTGGTCTATGCCATCGGTTCGATGGCGGGCACGTGGAATGACGACACCACGTACGAAGGCGTGCGTTACATTGATCGCTTTGAGATCGCCCATGACAAAATTGTCGATATGCGGGTGTGGAGTGACATGGCTGAGTTCCGGCCGGTTGAGGACTAA
- a CDS encoding DUF4437 domain-containing protein, with amino-acid sequence MPRPHCMFIQAQDQPWRQGFPGAGAAGERQSLDIKVLSVDPETGGSSTIVRYPAGWQQSGARYLSCHEEFLVLEGTLHLNGKDYGPYAYANLPAGYVRESFSAPRGAVVLTMVSAAPMEVEAAAPGAMFDHKLLVEQIDVAPDGLEGWTENPYTRYLMGTGVRPLREDPYTGEISILYAALPFRYMEKQWTHPTVQEMFVLSGEYAINDVGVMCPGSYAWWEPNNFHGPYGSHTGFMMFIRTVGGKLANAFGEEGLAIDYDAPYKPVVPDALKPYAKAPVRRTLY; translated from the coding sequence GTGCCACGACCACATTGCATGTTTATCCAGGCGCAAGATCAGCCCTGGCGGCAGGGCTTCCCGGGTGCGGGGGCAGCGGGGGAGCGCCAAAGCCTCGACATTAAAGTTTTGAGCGTTGATCCCGAGACTGGGGGCAGTTCAACCATTGTGCGTTATCCCGCAGGCTGGCAGCAAAGTGGCGCGCGCTATCTGTCCTGCCATGAAGAATTTCTGGTGCTGGAAGGCACCCTGCATCTCAACGGCAAAGATTACGGACCCTATGCCTATGCCAATCTTCCGGCAGGGTATGTGCGTGAGTCCTTTTCTGCGCCGCGTGGGGCTGTTGTGCTGACCATGGTGTCAGCAGCGCCGATGGAGGTTGAGGCCGCCGCACCGGGCGCGATGTTCGATCACAAGCTGCTGGTCGAGCAGATCGACGTGGCCCCCGATGGCTTGGAAGGTTGGACGGAAAATCCGTACACCCGTTATCTCATGGGCACCGGCGTGCGGCCGTTGCGCGAAGACCCCTATACGGGCGAAATCAGTATTTTGTATGCGGCGCTGCCATTCCGATACATGGAAAAACAGTGGACCCATCCGACCGTGCAGGAGATGTTTGTGTTGTCCGGGGAGTACGCCATCAACGATGTGGGCGTGATGTGCCCGGGCTCTTATGCCTGGTGGGAGCCCAATAACTTTCATGGGCCCTACGGATCGCACACCGGTTTTATGATGTTTATTCGCACGGTCGGCGGTAAATTGGCCAACGCCTTTGGCGAGGAGGGCCTCGCGATTGATTACGATGCGCCCTATAAGCCTGTCGTGCCCGATGCATTAAAGCCTTACGCCAAGGCCCCGGTTCGGCGTACGCTTTACTGA
- a CDS encoding DUF4437 domain-containing protein: protein MARPHTCFVQAQDIPWADGVPGNPEIPLQSKALSHDKETGAFTAILKIEPGFSRPGPVHFRCDVEIFLLEGALEVNGEIYGKDTYGYWPSGYVRDTTASAHGCVLLALFGGFHHPILGAAADGHFREDKLIRKLNVYDMDWQTGAAGSVTGKPLSPTIFTKKLRVDADTQEQTFLYAALPHHAPPPIMKGKFGHPMIEEVFVLSGEYVFGDVGKMGPGGYAWWRENEMHGPAGSEIGYNLFIRIYGGALKNTFSSEPSPFSYTPAHNPALPEHLKDYAKPYPFKDLW, encoded by the coding sequence ATGGCACGACCGCATACCTGTTTTGTTCAGGCCCAGGACATTCCGTGGGCGGATGGCGTGCCTGGAAATCCGGAAATTCCTTTACAAAGCAAAGCGCTTAGCCATGACAAAGAGACCGGTGCCTTCACGGCCATTCTGAAAATAGAGCCGGGTTTTTCGCGGCCAGGGCCGGTGCATTTTCGCTGCGATGTTGAAATTTTCTTGCTCGAGGGCGCGTTGGAAGTCAACGGCGAGATTTACGGAAAAGACACCTATGGTTATTGGCCGTCGGGCTATGTGCGCGATACAACTGCCTCAGCGCATGGATGTGTTTTGTTGGCGTTGTTTGGGGGCTTTCACCACCCTATTTTGGGTGCGGCAGCAGACGGGCATTTCCGCGAAGACAAGTTGATCCGTAAGTTGAATGTGTATGACATGGACTGGCAGACGGGCGCGGCGGGCTCGGTGACCGGTAAGCCGTTGTCGCCCACCATTTTTACCAAAAAGCTGCGGGTGGACGCGGATACCCAGGAACAGACGTTCCTTTACGCGGCACTGCCGCATCATGCGCCGCCGCCGATTATGAAGGGCAAGTTTGGCCATCCGATGATTGAGGAAGTCTTTGTGCTGTCTGGCGAGTACGTGTTCGGCGACGTGGGGAAAATGGGTCCGGGCGGGTATGCGTGGTGGCGCGAGAACGAAATGCATGGCCCGGCGGGCAGTGAGATTGGTTATAACCTGTTCATCCGCATTTACGGCGGCGCGCTGAAAAATACGTTTTCATCGGAACCGTCCCCGTTTTCCTACACGCCAGCGCACAATCCGGCGTTGCCCGAGCACCTGAAAGACTATGCCAAGCCTTATCCATTTAAGGATTTGTGGTAA